A region from the Leopardus geoffroyi isolate Oge1 chromosome E3, O.geoffroyi_Oge1_pat1.0, whole genome shotgun sequence genome encodes:
- the NUDT1 gene encoding oxidized purine nucleoside triphosphate hydrolase yields MGASRLYTLVLVLQPPRVLLGMKKRGFGAGRWNGFGGKVQGGESIEDGAKRELREECSLTADTLHKVGRIVFEFVGEPELMDVHIFRTDSVRGTPAESDEMRPRWFQLDQIPFGDMWPDDSYWFPLLLQNKKFHGYFKFQGPNTILDYTLREVDEV; encoded by the exons ATGGGCGCCTCCAGGCTCTACACATTGGTGCTGGTGCTGCAGCCTCCGCGAGTTCTCCTGGGCATGAAGAAACGAGGCTTCGGGGCCGGCCGGTGGAATGGCTTCGGAGGCAAAGTTCAAGGAGGAGAGAGCATCGAGGACGGGGCCaagag GGAGCTGCGGGAGGAGTGCAGTCTGACCGCGGACACACTCCACAAGGTGGGCCGGATCGTGTTCGAGTTCGTGGGTGAGCCGGAGCTGATGGACGTGCACATCTTCCGCACAGACAGTGTCCGGGGGACGCCTGCGGAGAGCGACG AAATGCGGCCCCGGTGGTTCCAGCTGGACCAGATACCCTTCGGTGACATGTGGCCCGATGACAGCTACTGGTTTCCCCTCCTGCTTCAGAACAAGAAATTCCACGGGTATTTCAAGTTCCAGGGCCCCAACACCATCCTGGACTACACGCTCCGCGAGGTGGACGAGGTGTAG